TCATCATTTTTCAGGAAACAGGAAAGACCATATTCGAGGCAATCCGAAAAATGACAAATAGCTCACCAAGGAGTATTTATCCTTCACATCTTAGAATGCTTGTCATTGGGGAGTCACTAGCAAAAGAAGGGATTGGAAAACCATTGGATCTCCTCTCAAGAGATTGGGAGCTGCGATCCGATTTCTTTATCGTCGTGGCTAAGGGAAGAAATGCTGAGGATATCTTGAAAATACCTACCTCATTAGAAAAAATACCGGCGAATAAACTGTTTGATGCTCTTGAGGTATCCGAAAAGGCATGGGCAGCTTCGAGCGGCTATACATTGGATGAACTAATTAAGGATATGATTAGTGATGGAAAACAACCAGTGTTAACAGGAGTCCGTGCTGAACTAAAAGGAGATAAAACCTCTTTAGCTAAACAAAATGTAGAAATGATTGATCCCCATGGTCGATTGTATTATCAAGATTTAGCAGTGTTTGATGGAGAACACCTAATTGGATGGTTAGATGAAAAACAAAGCAGAACGTATAACGCAATTACAAACAAGGTCAAAAGCACAGTTGTGAATGTAAAATGCCCTAAAGGAGGAAACTTCGTTTATCAAATAATAAAATCACATGCGGAAGTGAAGGGGAAGATAAAGAATGGAGAACCTAAGATCGATATAAAAATTCGAGCTGAGGGCAATGTTGGTGAAATAGAATGTAATGTTGAGTTGACAAAGTCAGAATCAATTGCCAAATTAGAGAAAATGATTGAAAAACAATCGGATGCTATGTTTACCAAGGCAGTGCAGCAAATACAGGAAAATAAGAAAGTAGATATTTTTGGTTTTGGTGAAGTGCTTCACCGAGCTGATCCTAAAGCATGGAAAACACTTAAGAATGATTGGGATCAAAAGTTTGAGGACTTGCCAGTAAATATAAAGGTTCAAGCAGAAATTAAGCGAGTAGGGACAGTTGGAAATTCGTTCCTTGAGAAAATCAAGTAATCGCTACAATCATGTTTCAGCAGCAAATAAGCTACTAATTTTTAAATAGAGAATGACGAGGAAGGTTTCGAGTGTGAAAAACGAAAAAATAAATGCATATCAATTCCTAGTTATTGTAATTTTTTTTACGATTGGCACTTCCATCTTAACTGTTCCCTCCGGCTTAGCTGAGGATGCGAGGCAAGATGCTTGGATTGTAGCTATAGTAGGTACAGTCCTCGGATTATTCGTAATATGGATATATAATAAGCTCGGTCTTATGTTTCCCAATATGACCTTTATTAAAATGAATATAGAAATTTTCGGCATATGGTTAGGGAAAATCATTTCTCTTATATTTGTTACTATGCCATTCCTTTATACTTCTATTGTATTAATTTATAATGGTAATTTCCTACTTATACATATGATGCCTAATACACCTATTCTTGCCGTCAATATATTGATGGTCATAATCGTGGTAATGGGGGTGCGGCTTGGAATTGAAACAATTGGACGTGCTGCGGAAATTTTTGTCCTTTTTTTCTTTATCCTGTTTATTATTTTAGTCGTATTTATTTCCCCGCAAATCAAGTTGGAAAACATTCAGCCTGTATTTGAGACAGATATGAAAACGGTCCTCCATGCATCTATAAGCTTGGTCGTAACGTCTTCTCTCAGTTCTGTTGTATTATTAATGATTTTTCCTGCCTTGGTTAATCAACCGGAAGAAGCAAGCAAATCCTTTTACATCGGGAATATCCTTGGAGGCCTCGTCATCATTATTATCACCGTTTTGAGTATTCTTGTTTTGGGGGCCGATACTACCGAACGTCAAACATATCCAAGCTTTATGCTAGCAAGAAAAATAAACATAGGTCATATTATTCAACGAATAGAGGGGACAATAGCCATCATGTGGTTTATTTCCATTTATTTTAAAACGGTTCTTTATTTCTATGCTTCCGTTCTTGGGACGGCACAAATTTTAAACATGAAGCAGTATCGACCATTAATTTTACCTTTTGGGCTAATTATAACTGTCCTTTCAATTATTATGTATGTGAACGTCGGAAAACAACAAGATTTTTACATTAATTTTACAATTCCTTATTCATTGACTTTAGGATTTTTTTTGCCGCTAATCATGCTAGTAGTCGGTGTTTTTAAAAAAAAATCGAGTAGACAAAAGATTAAGTAAATCAACTTATTTTACCTGTTTTTTGGATTTTTGCGATACTGAGCAATAATATAGGCATGATTAAACCATAGGTGGATGCATAGAAAAACCAAATCTCTTTATTATATTGACCAACTGCTTGAACGTCTGGATAAACAATTAATGAAAGAAAAATAAAGATTATTCCTAGCGGCATAGTTAAAGGTCGATGATCTTTTATTTCAAATATATTTGCCAAAACAGCAACCGCTACGTAAAAATACATGACAGTTCGGATATATGATGTAATCACCCATACTAAAGCAATGATTGCTTCGATGCGTGTTAGGAAGTTCGCGACATTAATCTTTTTCGCCAATGTGTAGCTTGGTGCAAAATGTCTTGCTGTTGATTCTGGCCCGAGAACTAGGATATTTAAAATAATAATAATAATCAAGATTATTCCTCCAATCCATGTCCCTTTGTAAAACGCCTTAATTGCGGCTTCACGATGATTGATAAATGAAGGAAAAATCATTAAAAACATGACAGGAGACATCGAAAACATCCCCACATAAAAAAATGTTGCATGTAAAACTGGCTTCATTCCTTCCCCTAAAACGGGTTGTATATTTTGTATATTAGTTTGAGGAAGAATAGAAATAATTAGAATAATAAGCAATAGTACAAAAGGAATGAATAGTATTTCTACAGAGCGAGCAAATGATTCGACACCAACTCTTACAGCCAAAATAACAATCACCCCATATAAAATATTTAGTGCTACAAGTGGAGTGTCAGGCATCCAGAAAGTATTGAAAAAATCACCAACAAAAAAAGTAGTCTCCCCAGCAGAAAGTAATGCCCAGAAAAAGAAAGTAAAATTGATGATTTTTCCCCCCCACTTTCCTAATAGCTTCTCATTTACACGGTCTAATGTAAGATTAGGAAATATACTTCCCACTTTAATATACAACGACACAAGAACTAGTCCTATGCATGTACCAAGTATTGCCGCAAGCCATGCATCTTGATTCGCTATATCTGCTAAAGGTGAAGGGGTATGTAGTATGACCGTACCGACTGAATATAAAATGATTAAGATAAAAAATTGATGTGCAGAAATATTAAAATGACTATGCATATGATTCTCCTATTTGCTTTTTTCGATAGTTGGATTTATTCTATTATTCCCGTTTGAAAATAAATATAAACTGCAAATAGGGATGCCATGTATACCTACTGAACTCTAATAGGTCGCTTGTTTCTTTATGACTTATAATAGCCAGAGTTTCTATGACTTTCCCAGATGTGCGACTTATTCAGATTTTACATAGAAGGCGTTCCTTCATACATACCGTGCCACTTCGAGAAAATGAACTACTTATACCAAGCCGCTCAGAGTTAAGATTTTAAGACCTGATGTTAAGAAAAAGATGACAGTGGATTTGGATTTATTATTTCAATTTGTATCATGGCTATCGGAACGATCTTCTAAAATCGAAAGACTCGGTCTAATACAACTCGCAATAGGGTTTAAAAAGAATCTTATTGAAGAAACTGACTTTGATATTGAAGCGCTGAATACAAACATGTTAAGAAGAGCATTTAAAGAACAATATTCATATAAGAGTTCCTAAAATCTACTCTGAGTATTCGACCAAGCAAATACTAACTATGGAGTATATTGAAGGGAAGCGTTTTACAAAAAAAGTGTCAACTGACGTTTCAGAAATGATCACACATGCATTTTTAGATCAAATAATGATGATTGGTATTTTCCATGCTGACCCCCATCCGGGAAACATTTTGTTGACAACGGATGGAGAAGTTGCGCTAATTGACTTTTTTGTTCAGTAGGTTATTTATCAGATGAAGAACGTAGCGGTATGGTACGTTTCTTGATTGGTTACAGCCATAATGATACGAAAGTGATGGTGAATGGCTTGATAAGGGTTTGTGAAGAAGGAGATTTACTTGATGAAGACATGATAGAACAACGGCTAAATAGACTTTTATCAGAAGCCTCTTTTTCACATGACCCTACGAATATCATGATGAATCGACTGATGTCGATGATTACCGAGATGGGATTATCATTAAAACCGACCGTTGCAGGTGCATTTAGAGCAATCGTTACTCTTGATGGGACATTGTCATCTATAGATGAATTCTACTCTTTATCATTAGCGAGTAAATCATAGGTAAGCCATTTGGATAAAGGGCAATTGGTCAAGGAACATCTAAGTAATGTCAAGGGACAGTTAGAGGACTACATCCTGAAATTACTAGAGTTACCTATTCTGAAAGACAATAAAATCACCATTGCCCATAAGGAGAATCACCATTTAAATGTTTTATCGGGACTGTAACAGTCGGTTTATTTACAATGATATGTATGGTAGCAATGCTTACGAGCTTTTTTGTGCAAGGTGAAGTAATGCGGTTTTTACTTGCTCCTTTATCAATGTCAGGCTTTGGAGTTGGTGTGATGATCTTTGTCATGTC
The window above is part of the Oikeobacillus pervagus genome. Proteins encoded here:
- a CDS encoding Ger(x)C family spore germination protein, with the translated sequence MKRKCTMLILLIVILLITTGCWNRRELNELAITMALGIDLTKDGKYVVTAQVVNPGEVAGKSSGATGSSPVIIFQETGKTIFEAIRKMTNSSPRSIYPSHLRMLVIGESLAKEGIGKPLDLLSRDWELRSDFFIVVAKGRNAEDILKIPTSLEKIPANKLFDALEVSEKAWAASSGYTLDELIKDMISDGKQPVLTGVRAELKGDKTSLAKQNVEMIDPHGRLYYQDLAVFDGEHLIGWLDEKQSRTYNAITNKVKSTVVNVKCPKGGNFVYQIIKSHAEVKGKIKNGEPKIDIKIRAEGNVGEIECNVELTKSESIAKLEKMIEKQSDAMFTKAVQQIQENKKVDIFGFGEVLHRADPKAWKTLKNDWDQKFEDLPVNIKVQAEIKRVGTVGNSFLEKIK
- a CDS encoding GerAB/ArcD/ProY family transporter — its product is MKNEKINAYQFLVIVIFFTIGTSILTVPSGLAEDARQDAWIVAIVGTVLGLFVIWIYNKLGLMFPNMTFIKMNIEIFGIWLGKIISLIFVTMPFLYTSIVLIYNGNFLLIHMMPNTPILAVNILMVIIVVMGVRLGIETIGRAAEIFVLFFFILFIILVVFISPQIKLENIQPVFETDMKTVLHASISLVVTSSLSSVVLLMIFPALVNQPEEASKSFYIGNILGGLVIIIITVLSILVLGADTTERQTYPSFMLARKINIGHIIQRIEGTIAIMWFISIYFKTVLYFYASVLGTAQILNMKQYRPLILPFGLIITVLSIIMYVNVGKQQDFYINFTIPYSLTLGFFLPLIMLVVGVFKKKSSRQKIK
- a CDS encoding GerAB/ArcD/ProY family transporter, whose translation is MHSHFNISAHQFFILIILYSVGTVILHTPSPLADIANQDAWLAAILGTCIGLVLVSLYIKVGSIFPNLTLDRVNEKLLGKWGGKIINFTFFFWALLSAGETTFFVGDFFNTFWMPDTPLVALNILYGVIVILAVRVGVESFARSVEILFIPFVLLLIILIISILPQTNIQNIQPVLGEGMKPVLHATFFYVGMFSMSPVMFLMIFPSFINHREAAIKAFYKGTWIGGIILIIIIILNILVLGPESTARHFAPSYTLAKKINVANFLTRIEAIIALVWVITSYIRTVMYFYVAVAVLANIFEIKDHRPLTMPLGIIFIFLSLIVYPDVQAVGQYNKEIWFFYASTYGLIMPILLLSIAKIQKTGKIS
- a CDS encoding AarF/UbiB family protein; translated protein: MLRPDVKKKMTVDLDLLFQFVSWLSERSSKIERLGLIQLAIGFKKNLIEETDFDIEALNTNMLRRAFKEQYSYKSS